A part of Desulfotomaculum sp. genomic DNA contains:
- a CDS encoding tRNA (adenosine(37)-N6)-threonylcarbamoyltransferase complex ATPase subunit type 1 TsaE, with protein MIKGKVMDLKSESAQHTFFWGELLGDILEAGAVICLTGGLGAGKTVFAKGVGKGLGVKEVINSPTFTIIKEYQGRVPFYHIDAYRLKGPAELDDLGGEEYFEGNGVTLIEWADQVAEALPQDRLDITICADPQADEIRMISFNPRGERYCRLMEDYKNIVRAGN; from the coding sequence ATGATTAAGGGGAAAGTCATGGATCTAAAATCTGAATCGGCGCAGCATACTTTTTTTTGGGGTGAACTCCTGGGCGACATCCTGGAGGCGGGCGCTGTTATTTGCCTGACCGGCGGACTTGGCGCCGGCAAGACTGTTTTCGCCAAGGGAGTGGGAAAGGGCCTTGGTGTGAAGGAAGTAATCAACAGCCCCACGTTTACGATTATCAAAGAATACCAGGGGAGGGTTCCTTTTTACCACATTGACGCCTACCGCCTGAAGGGACCGGCAGAGCTCGACGACCTGGGGGGCGAGGAATATTTTGAAGGGAACGGCGTCACACTGATAGAATGGGCTGATCAGGTTGCAGAGGCTCTGCCGCAGGACAGGTTGGACATAACTATCTGTGCTGACCCGCAAGCGGATGAAATCCGGATGATCAGCTTTAATCCCCGGGGAGAACGATACTGCCGCCTGATGGAGGATTATAAAAATATTGTACGTGCTGGGAATTGA
- the tsaB gene encoding tRNA (adenosine(37)-N6)-threonylcarbamoyltransferase complex dimerization subunit type 1 TsaB, translated as MYVLGIEAATSVASAAVALDDVLVAERTINNKRTHSVNLLPMIKGVLEEAGIEHTQLGGIAASIGPGSFTGLRIGLATARTLAQAWGLPVAGIGTLEALACLYQARGAGLTCPVITARKNEVYSAVYENGLQRVAGPAAISPADLALKLKKFEQPVTLLGDGALAYREIIEEHLGGAALFAPGGLCLPRGASIASLGLSRFNAGQGGNYSSLRPFYLRLSEAESKWLQK; from the coding sequence TTGTACGTGCTGGGAATTGAAGCGGCTACCTCAGTCGCCAGCGCAGCCGTTGCGCTGGATGATGTGCTGGTTGCTGAAAGAACTATAAATAACAAACGGACGCACTCTGTGAACCTGCTGCCCATGATTAAAGGCGTCCTGGAAGAGGCAGGCATCGAACATACCCAACTGGGAGGGATTGCCGCCTCGATAGGACCCGGCTCTTTCACAGGCTTGCGGATTGGCCTGGCCACTGCAAGGACGCTGGCCCAAGCGTGGGGCCTTCCTGTTGCAGGGATAGGGACGCTTGAGGCCCTTGCCTGTCTTTATCAGGCCAGGGGGGCAGGGTTGACCTGTCCTGTTATAACCGCCCGTAAAAACGAGGTTTACTCTGCTGTTTATGAGAACGGTCTGCAGCGCGTTGCCGGCCCGGCAGCGATATCTCCTGCTGATTTGGCCCTGAAGTTGAAAAAATTTGAGCAGCCGGTTACACTTTTAGGAGACGGCGCCCTTGCATACAGGGAAATTATTGAAGAACACCTGGGCGGCGCAGCGCTCTTTGCGCCCGGCGGGCTGTGCCTGCCGAGGGGAGCAAGCATTGCATCCCTTGGCTTAAGCAGGTTCAATGCCGGTCAGGGAGGGAATTATTCAAGCTTGAGGCCCTTTTATCTAAGGCTGTCGGAGGCGGAGTCAAAATGGCTGCAAAAATAA
- a CDS encoding TIGR01777 family protein, producing the protein MKVLVFGGTGFIGKNLCAELLSAGHEVCIVSRRPEKASPQGHGASIVKWDNSAGPLPAEPLDDVGLIINLAGESIACRRWTQTVKEKILSSRIQTTQAIVDAISRQKAAPKALINASAIGFYGPCGNEELTENSRPGQDFLAGVCRAWEEEAFKAQASGVRVTVLRFGIVLGDEGALARMKTSFRFYLGGPLGAGDQWMSWIHIKDLTRLTLFAAENQNIFGPVNVTTPEPVRMKEFCRVLGRVTGSPSWLPVPGFLLKIVLGEMSDMLLNSQRVFPEKVLKEGFVFKFTELENTLRDIIGK; encoded by the coding sequence ATGAAAGTCCTTGTATTTGGCGGTACAGGTTTTATTGGGAAGAATTTATGCGCCGAATTGCTATCTGCCGGACATGAGGTTTGTATTGTCAGCAGGCGCCCCGAAAAAGCAAGCCCGCAGGGGCACGGGGCATCCATTGTAAAATGGGACAACTCTGCAGGTCCGCTGCCGGCGGAGCCGCTGGATGACGTCGGCTTAATCATAAACTTGGCCGGGGAATCTATTGCATGCCGCCGTTGGACGCAAACCGTAAAAGAGAAAATCTTGAGCAGCAGGATCCAGACCACACAGGCTATTGTAGACGCCATCAGCCGTCAGAAAGCTGCTCCCAAAGCGTTAATCAACGCATCGGCTATTGGATTTTACGGTCCCTGTGGAAATGAGGAGCTAACCGAGAACTCACGCCCAGGACAGGATTTTTTAGCAGGAGTATGCCGGGCATGGGAAGAGGAGGCATTTAAGGCTCAAGCTTCAGGAGTCAGGGTAACTGTCCTGCGGTTTGGTATTGTGTTGGGCGATGAAGGGGCTCTGGCCAGAATGAAAACCTCTTTCCGCTTTTATTTAGGGGGGCCTCTGGGAGCGGGAGACCAGTGGATGTCCTGGATACACATTAAGGACTTGACAAGGTTGACCCTATTTGCGGCAGAAAACCAAAATATTTTTGGCCCGGTAAACGTTACTACTCCGGAACCGGTTAGAATGAAAGAGTTTTGCAGGGTTTTGGGCCGGGTTACGGGAAGTCCTTCCTGGCTGCCCGTCCCCGGTTTTCTTCTTAAAATTGTTTTAGGGGAAATGTCGGATATGTTGTTAAACAGTCAGCGGGTCTTCCCGGAAAAAGTTCTTAAAGAGGGTTTCGTGTTCAAGTTTACAGAGCTAGAAAATACTTTAAGGGATATTATCGGGAAGTAA
- the thiL gene encoding thiamine-phosphate kinase: MDLSTLGEMKLIELLTREIVLYPDNVIRGIGDDAAVLKGEGEDWLLFTTDMLIEGVHFSMAYVKPDHVGAKALVASVSDIAAMGGRPLHAVVSLGIPLKFSVEALKGIYSGLRSAAEEYSLNIVGGDTVKSPGKLIINVALIGCVGAGKAVYRSGAKPGDLVFVTGSLGNSAAGLFLYQNPGTRVSPEAGSFLKSAHTNPKARVKQGVLLAGTGKVTSMDDISDGLATEIHEICLASGVGCRIRSPLVPQDQRMKEAAAAAKRDPLNWALYGGEDFELIFTVRPDSAAALKRLFNEAGEKCHLIGEIVQQADGITMELPQGYFVPLEAKGYDHFKARND; encoded by the coding sequence TTGGACCTGAGTACCCTGGGGGAAATGAAACTTATCGAGCTTCTTACCCGGGAAATCGTCCTTTATCCCGACAACGTGATCAGGGGGATAGGGGACGATGCCGCTGTCTTAAAGGGCGAGGGGGAAGACTGGCTTTTGTTCACCACCGATATGCTTATCGAGGGTGTCCACTTTTCCATGGCTTACGTAAAGCCTGACCATGTCGGAGCGAAAGCGCTGGTGGCAAGTGTCAGCGACATTGCAGCCATGGGCGGCAGGCCGCTGCATGCGGTTGTTTCTCTGGGGATTCCCTTGAAATTTTCGGTAGAGGCTTTAAAGGGGATTTATTCCGGATTAAGGAGCGCTGCGGAAGAATACAGCCTGAATATTGTCGGCGGAGATACTGTGAAATCTCCGGGTAAATTAATCATTAACGTTGCCCTGATCGGGTGTGTGGGCGCCGGTAAGGCTGTTTACCGCAGCGGCGCAAAACCCGGAGATCTGGTTTTTGTTACCGGCAGCCTCGGAAATTCGGCTGCAGGACTTTTTCTCTATCAGAACCCCGGTACCAGAGTTTCACCAGAAGCCGGCAGCTTTTTAAAATCGGCCCATACCAATCCGAAGGCGCGTGTCAAACAGGGTGTCTTGCTGGCAGGTACGGGAAAAGTTACCTCAATGGATGACATCAGCGACGGACTGGCTACTGAAATTCATGAAATTTGCCTGGCCAGCGGTGTCGGCTGCCGGATCAGATCTCCCCTTGTTCCACAAGACCAGAGGATGAAGGAAGCGGCCGCAGCCGCCAAACGGGACCCGCTTAACTGGGCGCTGTACGGGGGCGAGGACTTTGAACTGATTTTTACAGTCCGCCCTGACAGCGCTGCCGCCTTAAAGCGCCTTTTCAACGAAGCAGGAGAAAAGTGCCATCTTATTGGTGAGATTGTGCAGCAGGCGGACGGAATTACAATGGAACTGCCGCAGGGTTATTTTGTTCCCCTGGAGGCAAAAGGATATGATCATTTTAAGGCAAGGAATGATTAA
- a CDS encoding ABC transporter, whose amino-acid sequence MSERDTQRQGPGPAPPGGPMGRGHMMGQPVEKAKDFKGTFLRLIGYLKPEKYRFMVMTVLAVLSTVFSIVGPKIMGKATTKIADGVLAKYSYYTQLYTAIQEKMPAEVINKLKNQPIPGFDFGYIEKILLWLIVLYVISALCSFAMGYIMSSVSQNTVYKMRNDVKDKLDNLPLKYFDQRTHGEILSRVTNDMDNIATTLQQSLTHLITSVVTVAGILVMMLTISPVMTVLVLVTLPASGIITAYIAKNSQKYFSEQQKCIGEMNGHVEEMYAGHKIVKAFGHEKDSIAKFKDINDRLYNVGWKAQFISGIIFPALNFVNNIGYVVICVAGGLLVAKNKIEIGDIQAFIQYMRQFTQPIIQVANIANVFQFTAASAERVFEILDEVEQIPDKNDTQVIKFPKGRLTFEHVWFSYKEDTPLIEDLNLEIKEGSVIAIVGPTGAGKTTLVNLIMRFYEVDRGRITVDGVDIRDISRGDLRAMFGMVLQDTWLFNGTIRDNIAYGREGVSEEEIISAAKAAEAHHFIKTLPDGYDTVLNEEATNISQGQKQLLTIARAILADPAILILDEATSNIDTRTEVLIQKAMTNMMKGRTCFVIAHRLSTIRFADIILVMNKGAIIEQGNHEELLAKGGFYADLYNSQFTGRRLDNQNVS is encoded by the coding sequence ATGAGTGAGCGCGACACACAAAGACAAGGACCCGGCCCGGCGCCGCCGGGAGGACCCATGGGCCGGGGTCACATGATGGGACAGCCGGTTGAAAAGGCGAAGGATTTCAAGGGAACTTTTCTGCGGCTGATCGGGTACCTGAAGCCGGAAAAATACCGCTTTATGGTGATGACTGTCCTGGCTGTCTTAAGTACGGTTTTTTCCATTGTAGGCCCCAAAATTATGGGAAAGGCCACAACCAAGATTGCCGACGGGGTCCTGGCCAAATATTCCTATTATACACAATTGTATACGGCGATCCAGGAAAAAATGCCGGCTGAAGTGATTAACAAGCTTAAGAATCAGCCTATCCCGGGCTTTGATTTCGGGTATATTGAAAAAATCCTGCTCTGGCTGATTGTGTTATATGTAATCAGCGCGCTTTGCAGCTTTGCGATGGGCTATATAATGTCCAGCGTTTCCCAGAATACGGTCTATAAAATGCGTAATGATGTAAAGGATAAGCTCGACAACCTGCCCCTGAAATATTTCGACCAGCGGACCCACGGCGAGATTTTAAGCCGTGTAACCAACGATATGGATAACATTGCCACGACTCTTCAGCAGAGCCTGACCCATCTGATCACGTCCGTAGTTACCGTAGCCGGTATTCTTGTCATGATGCTGACGATCAGCCCTGTGATGACGGTACTTGTCCTGGTGACCCTGCCGGCCAGCGGTATTATTACAGCTTATATAGCTAAAAATTCTCAGAAATATTTTTCGGAACAACAAAAATGCATCGGAGAGATGAACGGCCATGTGGAGGAGATGTACGCGGGGCATAAAATTGTCAAAGCATTCGGGCATGAGAAAGACTCCATAGCCAAGTTTAAAGATATTAACGATAGATTGTACAATGTGGGATGGAAAGCGCAGTTCATCTCCGGAATTATCTTCCCGGCCCTGAACTTTGTCAATAATATAGGGTATGTCGTCATCTGTGTCGCCGGAGGGCTTCTGGTCGCTAAAAATAAGATTGAGATCGGCGATATCCAGGCGTTCATCCAGTATATGAGGCAGTTTACCCAGCCGATCATCCAGGTGGCCAACATTGCCAACGTGTTCCAGTTTACAGCCGCTTCCGCCGAACGGGTCTTTGAAATACTTGATGAGGTTGAGCAGATTCCGGATAAGAATGATACGCAGGTGATCAAATTCCCCAAAGGCAGGCTGACTTTTGAGCATGTATGGTTCAGCTATAAAGAAGACACTCCCCTTATAGAAGATTTGAATCTGGAAATTAAGGAAGGAAGCGTAATTGCCATCGTCGGCCCGACGGGAGCAGGGAAGACCACCCTGGTAAACCTGATCATGCGTTTTTACGAGGTGGACAGGGGGCGCATAACAGTCGACGGTGTGGATATAAGAGACATCAGCCGCGGGGACCTGCGCGCGATGTTCGGCATGGTTCTGCAGGACACGTGGCTGTTCAACGGCACGATCAGGGACAACATCGCCTACGGGCGGGAAGGGGTAAGCGAGGAAGAGATCATCAGCGCGGCAAAAGCAGCCGAAGCCCACCACTTCATCAAGACTCTCCCGGACGGATACGATACGGTGCTGAATGAAGAGGCGACCAATATCTCCCAGGGCCAGAAGCAGCTTCTGACCATCGCCCGCGCTATTCTTGCTGACCCGGCAATTCTTATTCTGGACGAGGCGACCAGCAACATCGATACAAGGACCGAGGTGCTGATCCAGAAGGCGATGACAAACATGATGAAGGGGAGGACCTGTTTTGTTATTGCCCACAGGCTTTCGACCATCCGCTTTGCGGACATCATCCTGGTGATGAACAAAGGCGCCATCATCGAGCAGGGCAATCACGAGGAACTACTGGCCAAAGGCGGCTTCTACGCCGACCTCTACAACAGCCAGTTTACCGGCCGGCGCCTGGACAACCAGAATGTATCCTGA
- the rimI gene encoding ribosomal-protein-alanine N-acetyltransferase, translating to MQANHLREVIAIEQKSFPTPWSRYAFYGELLNDFAYYIVAICGDKVVGYAGMWLIIDESHITNLAVHPDYRQCGIGRSLMQELENQSVTLGAKSMTLEVRPSNSIAKGLYSSMGFFQEGRRRGYYSDTGEDALIMWKRF from the coding sequence ATGCAGGCCAATCATCTCAGAGAGGTTATAGCTATTGAGCAGAAATCCTTTCCAACGCCGTGGTCGAGGTATGCTTTCTACGGTGAACTGCTCAATGATTTTGCTTATTATATAGTAGCCATATGCGGGGATAAAGTTGTCGGCTACGCCGGTATGTGGCTGATTATTGATGAGTCGCACATTACCAACCTGGCCGTTCACCCTGATTACAGGCAGTGCGGGATCGGCAGGTCTTTGATGCAGGAACTGGAAAATCAGTCTGTGACACTTGGGGCCAAATCAATGACCCTTGAAGTAAGGCCCAGCAATAGTATAGCAAAAGGCCTTTATTCAAGCATGGGTTTTTTTCAGGAGGGACGGCGCAGGGGCTATTATTCCGATACCGGCGAGGACGCGCTGATCATGTGGAAGCGCTTTTAA
- a CDS encoding multidrug ABC transporter ATP-binding protein — translation MFRLFGYLKPYTGALFWVVVFLFAQSIAELYLPTLMSDVVNNGMMKGDTGYIWKYGSYMLLVALGSSICSVFGSYLSSVTGVGFGRDIRDKVFSHVESYSLHEFDKIGTASLITRATNDITQVQTVTVMGLRFMIFAPIMCIGGIIMAYSKDRELTLILAVVLPIMLLIIWGVASLIVPLFRSMQAKLDRVSLVLRENLTGIRVIRAFNRLEKENERFKEANLDLTDTSIKVNKIMAVMQPVMIIMMNVTSIAIIWFGGYRIAQNNMQVGDMMAFIQYATQVMFSIIMVTIMFVMVPRAQASAVRINEVMDIKPEIVDPPQGRKTSKEGNIEFRDVTFSYPGAELPAVKNISFAACPGEVTAIIGGTGSGKSTLINLIPRFYDVDSGCVLVDGVDVRQMEQKDLRAKIGFVPQTPILFSGTVSENIRYGKAGATEEEIIHAAEVAQASEFISQMEGKYEALISQGGTNLSGGQKQRLSIARALVRRPGIYILDDSFSALDFKTDALLRAALKKETAASIVIIVAQRVGTVMDADRIIVLHAGEIVGMGKHKELLVTCAVYHEIVSSQLSEEEIA, via the coding sequence ATGTTCAGGTTGTTTGGATATTTAAAACCGTACACCGGGGCTCTGTTCTGGGTTGTCGTATTTCTTTTCGCCCAGTCTATTGCCGAGCTTTACCTGCCGACGCTGATGTCTGATGTCGTCAACAACGGGATGATGAAAGGCGATACGGGATATATCTGGAAATACGGCAGCTATATGCTTTTAGTCGCTCTCGGAAGCAGTATTTGTTCGGTATTCGGCAGTTACCTGTCCTCGGTAACCGGGGTTGGTTTCGGCAGAGATATCCGCGATAAGGTTTTTTCGCATGTGGAAAGCTACTCCCTCCACGAGTTTGACAAGATCGGGACCGCTTCTTTAATCACGAGGGCTACCAACGACATAACCCAGGTGCAGACAGTGACGGTAATGGGCCTGCGGTTTATGATCTTCGCCCCGATTATGTGTATCGGGGGTATTATCATGGCCTACTCAAAGGACAGGGAACTTACCTTGATCCTGGCTGTCGTCCTCCCCATCATGCTGCTTATCATCTGGGGCGTAGCCAGTTTGATCGTGCCGCTGTTCAGGTCAATGCAGGCCAAACTTGACAGGGTAAGCCTGGTACTGCGCGAGAACCTTACGGGAATAAGAGTTATCCGGGCGTTTAACAGGCTGGAGAAAGAAAACGAACGCTTTAAGGAAGCGAACCTGGACCTGACCGACACTTCTATTAAAGTAAATAAAATTATGGCTGTCATGCAGCCGGTAATGATCATTATGATGAACGTTACCTCTATTGCCATTATCTGGTTCGGCGGATACCGGATCGCCCAGAACAATATGCAGGTCGGGGACATGATGGCGTTTATCCAGTATGCTACGCAGGTCATGTTCTCCATCATCATGGTGACGATTATGTTTGTCATGGTGCCCAGGGCACAGGCGTCGGCCGTCAGGATTAACGAGGTCATGGACATCAAGCCGGAGATTGTGGATCCGCCGCAGGGCCGGAAGACCAGCAAGGAAGGCAATATAGAATTCCGGGATGTAACTTTCAGCTATCCCGGCGCCGAACTGCCTGCCGTAAAGAATATTTCATTCGCCGCCTGTCCCGGCGAAGTGACGGCAATCATTGGCGGCACCGGCTCGGGAAAATCAACGCTGATTAACCTGATCCCGAGATTCTATGATGTGGACAGCGGCTGTGTCCTGGTTGACGGGGTGGACGTAAGGCAAATGGAGCAGAAGGACCTCCGGGCTAAAATCGGTTTTGTTCCGCAGACCCCGATCCTGTTCAGCGGCACTGTTTCAGAAAACATCCGCTATGGAAAAGCCGGCGCCACCGAAGAGGAGATTATTCACGCGGCGGAGGTCGCCCAGGCGAGCGAATTTATTTCCCAGATGGAAGGCAAGTACGAGGCTCTAATTTCCCAGGGCGGCACGAATTTGTCCGGCGGTCAGAAACAGAGGCTATCCATTGCCCGCGCCCTGGTCAGAAGGCCGGGGATATACATTTTGGACGACAGTTTTTCGGCGCTGGACTTTAAGACTGACGCCTTGCTGCGGGCGGCGCTTAAAAAGGAGACTGCCGCTTCGATCGTAATCATCGTCGCCCAGAGGGTGGGGACTGTAATGGACGCCGACAGGATCATCGTTCTGCACGCGGGTGAGATTGTCGGAATGGGCAAACACAAGGAACTTCTGGTTACCTGCGCGGTTTACCATGAGATTGTATCCTCCCAGTTGTCGGAAGAGGAGATTGCCTAA
- a CDS encoding hemolysin D, which yields MKKVKTALLIIVVIVLIGGVIGGAYYVYEGIYFFSTENAKITANTVVLTPEVAGKIKELNVKEGDYVKTGQVLLKQDLSMLVTSSAINPQALASTADSIISKADVKSPIDGKIVQLNVVKGQVVSPGMEIATVADTSHIYIQANIEETDINKIKQGQKVDIKIDAYHRRSFEGYVESVSQATQTAFSQYPSLNTSGAYSKVTQLIPVKISIADADSLNLMLGMNATVKIHIK from the coding sequence ATGAAGAAAGTAAAAACGGCATTGCTGATTATTGTGGTAATCGTCCTGATCGGCGGAGTGATCGGGGGAGCTTACTATGTGTATGAGGGTATATACTTCTTTTCCACAGAAAACGCCAAGATAACGGCGAATACGGTTGTACTGACCCCGGAGGTGGCCGGCAAGATCAAGGAATTAAACGTCAAGGAAGGGGATTACGTAAAAACTGGCCAGGTACTTTTAAAACAAGATTTAAGCATGCTGGTGACAAGTTCTGCAATAAATCCGCAGGCTCTGGCCAGCACGGCAGATTCAATAATCTCAAAGGCGGATGTCAAATCGCCGATTGACGGCAAGATAGTGCAGCTGAATGTTGTAAAGGGACAGGTTGTCTCGCCCGGGATGGAGATTGCAACAGTAGCCGACACTTCACATATATACATACAGGCAAACATTGAGGAAACGGACATCAACAAAATCAAACAAGGCCAAAAGGTTGATATCAAAATAGACGCCTACCACCGGAGATCTTTTGAGGGATATGTAGAGAGCGTCAGCCAGGCCACACAAACGGCTTTCAGCCAGTATCCGTCGCTTAATACCAGCGGCGCTTATTCAAAAGTTACGCAGTTAATCCCTGTGAAAATCAGCATCGCTGACGCGGACAGCCTCAACCTTATGCTGGGGATGAATGCAACGGTCAAAATTCATATCAAGTAG
- a CDS encoding efflux RND transporter periplasmic adaptor subunit → MWRQIKFIPAFLLAALLVFVFSGCADKSADQVMNVKTAAAADQELEAKIQLSGVLVPEKTVDISSKISGQVVSLGFEAGSAVKAGDVLMQLDTESLKAQLLQAQASQLSAEAAVQSVQNQASTAKINLDAAQKDYDRTKMLYAAGAVPLSQMDDVTDKLDLARNQYKNASGPALNQANAAVSTAAANIKNIQVQINYATVKSPSGGIVASRNADVGEVVSAGVPVMSIVDTKVLKMKSTVTQDELPLLSEGKEVDLTVDSYPDAEFKGVISSLGPIAVSTGEVFPVEISIKNNGSLKAGLSAHTSVAARARGIVVPVSAIAQDSGKSYVFVIKDKLAERRSVKTGLRNDQLIIILTGLNKGERVAVTNVNSLTDRAAVNPS, encoded by the coding sequence ATGTGGAGACAAATTAAGTTTATCCCTGCATTCCTTTTAGCGGCGCTCCTGGTATTCGTCTTTTCCGGGTGTGCGGATAAAAGCGCCGACCAGGTAATGAATGTGAAAACTGCAGCCGCCGCCGATCAGGAACTGGAGGCGAAAATCCAACTGAGCGGAGTCCTTGTGCCGGAAAAGACTGTCGACATATCGAGTAAAATTTCGGGACAGGTTGTAAGTTTGGGTTTTGAAGCCGGCAGCGCTGTTAAAGCTGGAGACGTGCTTATGCAGCTTGATACGGAATCGTTAAAGGCCCAGCTTTTACAGGCCCAGGCAAGCCAGCTGTCGGCGGAAGCGGCTGTACAGTCTGTCCAGAACCAGGCTTCGACGGCAAAGATAAACCTGGACGCAGCACAAAAAGACTATGACAGGACAAAGATGCTCTACGCGGCGGGGGCAGTACCATTAAGCCAGATGGATGACGTTACCGACAAACTTGACCTTGCCAGAAACCAGTATAAAAATGCATCCGGGCCCGCCTTAAACCAGGCTAATGCCGCGGTCAGCACAGCCGCCGCCAATATAAAGAACATTCAGGTACAGATAAATTACGCTACTGTCAAAAGCCCCTCCGGCGGGATTGTGGCCAGCCGGAATGCAGATGTCGGCGAGGTCGTCTCTGCGGGTGTGCCGGTAATGTCAATTGTCGATACAAAAGTTTTGAAAATGAAAAGCACCGTAACGCAGGATGAACTTCCTCTTCTTTCAGAAGGTAAAGAAGTTGATTTGACCGTTGACAGCTACCCCGACGCTGAATTTAAAGGCGTCATCTCCAGCCTTGGACCTATTGCCGTGAGCACGGGAGAGGTTTTCCCCGTCGAAATATCGATTAAAAACAACGGCAGCCTTAAGGCGGGATTATCTGCCCATACGTCTGTCGCCGCCAGGGCGAGAGGGATTGTTGTCCCGGTGTCCGCAATTGCACAGGATTCAGGGAAAAGCTATGTTTTTGTGATCAAGGATAAACTGGCTGAGCGGCGCTCCGTAAAAACGGGGCTGAGAAACGATCAGTTAATCATAATTCTGACAGGACTTAACAAGGGTGAGCGGGTTGCCGTTACAAATGTAAACAGCCTGACTGACCGGGCGGCGGTAAATCCCAGTTAA
- a CDS encoding IS110 family transposase, whose amino-acid sequence MKVVYPICCGVDVHKTFLVATLITTQGIFPSYKKKRFSTFNNSILAFKQWLIDNNCFDVCMESTGKYYIPIYNLLEDSIRVTVANPKWVAAVKGNKDDVKDSKWIGDLFRLGLVPGSFIPSKDIRILREYTRYRFKLVSCKSSEKNRFQNAFTVCNVALDSVVSDMFGKSASSITNYLVNADSFDPKYCISLLQRSLKKKADEVIESIEGFQMTGEQKERIRFVRRHLDFVEQLIAGIDQAIAGLVEPFESAIILLCTIPGVDRNTAITILSEIGTDMSQFSSSKRLCCWAGLEPGNNQSAGKKKSVRITKAGVYLKPALVQAAHAAVKSKTSSYYRIKYERIAKRRGKKRAIIAIARMMLTAVYHMLQTGEVFNPCDLYRVDMPVELRIKQKEKALRQAAKLLIAHGVVSPEHISLSV is encoded by the coding sequence TTGAAAGTCGTTTACCCCATCTGCTGTGGCGTCGATGTACACAAGACATTTCTCGTCGCCACGCTCATCACAACGCAGGGCATATTTCCCAGTTACAAGAAGAAGCGCTTTTCCACTTTCAACAATTCCATTCTGGCGTTCAAGCAGTGGCTGATCGATAACAACTGCTTTGACGTTTGCATGGAGAGTACAGGGAAGTACTATATCCCCATCTACAATTTGCTGGAAGATAGCATCCGCGTTACCGTCGCCAACCCCAAGTGGGTTGCCGCTGTTAAGGGCAACAAAGATGATGTCAAGGATTCCAAGTGGATTGGCGACCTGTTTCGTCTCGGTCTTGTACCCGGCAGCTTCATTCCTTCCAAGGATATTCGCATCCTGCGAGAGTATACACGGTATCGTTTTAAGTTGGTTTCCTGCAAGTCCAGCGAGAAGAATCGCTTTCAAAACGCTTTCACCGTTTGCAATGTAGCCCTTGATTCTGTCGTTTCCGACATGTTTGGCAAATCTGCCTCCTCCATCACGAACTACCTTGTAAACGCGGATTCCTTTGACCCAAAGTATTGCATTTCACTTCTGCAACGCTCCTTAAAAAAGAAAGCCGACGAAGTCATCGAATCCATTGAAGGCTTCCAAATGACCGGGGAACAAAAAGAACGCATCCGCTTCGTCCGCAGACATTTGGATTTTGTGGAGCAACTCATTGCCGGCATCGATCAAGCCATAGCCGGTTTGGTTGAACCCTTTGAAAGCGCTATTATTCTGCTGTGTACCATTCCTGGAGTTGATCGCAACACTGCCATCACGATCCTCTCCGAGATCGGTACTGATATGTCTCAGTTCTCATCCTCAAAGCGCTTGTGCTGTTGGGCGGGATTAGAGCCTGGCAACAACCAATCCGCCGGTAAAAAGAAGTCTGTTCGCATCACTAAAGCCGGAGTTTACCTCAAACCCGCTCTTGTACAAGCGGCCCATGCCGCCGTGAAATCCAAGACTTCTTCTTACTATCGCATCAAGTATGAGCGGATTGCCAAACGCAGAGGTAAGAAACGAGCCATTATCGCCATTGCCAGAATGATGCTCACTGCCGTTTATCACATGCTCCAGACCGGTGAGGTTTTCAATCCTTGCGATCTCTACCGGGTTGATATGCCGGTGGAACTTCGTATTAAGCAAAAGGAGAAAGCTTTGAGGCAAGCTGCTAAACTCTTGATTGCACACGGAGTGGTTAGCCCCGAGCATATCTCTCTATCTGTTTAA